One part of the Dioscorea cayenensis subsp. rotundata cultivar TDr96_F1 chromosome 2, TDr96_F1_v2_PseudoChromosome.rev07_lg8_w22 25.fasta, whole genome shotgun sequence genome encodes these proteins:
- the LOC120280841 gene encoding plasmodesmata-located protein 3-like codes for MGFKNLETLLLFFITALGFLSSISIAADLYSLIYKGCANGSLGGGAATQQAIASISSSLITQSSNSKFYKTSTSSSGQSLSGLYQCRGDLSGTDCAACINRVIPMWSSLCGPMAAAARVQLNGCYALYQAAGFPQVAGTQLLFKTCGSGGGGNGFEERRDTAFSNLQNGLSGSGGAGFYATSYQSVYAMAQCEGDLSAGDCGECVAEAVQKAEVECGGAASGQVYLDKCYISYNYYADGVPRGGGGGGGGGGGGIGGQQTGKTVAIVVGGAAGLGFVVICLLFARSLRKGKDDY; via the exons atgggttTCAAGAATCTTGAAACCCTACTACTCTTCTTCATCACTGCGCTTGGATTTCTCAGCTCCATCTCCATTGCCGCCGATCTCTACAGCTTGATCTACAAGGGCTGTGCTAATGGCTCACTAGGTGGCGGCGCCGCCACCCAACAAGCCATCGCTAGTATCTCCTCATCCCTCATCACCCAATCCTCAAACTCTAAGTTTTACAAGacctccacctcctcctccgGCCAATCCCTTTCCGGTCTCTACCAATGCCGTGGCGACCTCTCCGGCACTGACTGCGCCGCTTGCATCAATCGTGTGATTCCGATGTGGTCGTCTCTTTGTGGTCCCATGGCTGCCGCCGCTCGCGTGCAGCTCAATGGGTGCTATGCGCTTTACCAAGCTGCTGGTTTTCCTCAGGTCGCCGGCACTCAGCTGCTTTTCAAGACTTGTgggagtggtggtggtgggaaTGGGTTTGAGGAGAGGAGAGATACGGCGTTCTCGAATCTTCAGAATGGGTTGTCGGGGAGCGGCGGGGCTGGGTTCTATGCGACGAGCTACCAGTCAGTGTACGCCATGGCGCAGTGTGAGGGGGATTTGTCGGCTGGGGACTGTGGGGAGTGCGTTGCTGAGGCTGTGCAGAAGGCTGAGGTCGAGTGTGGTGGTGCTGCTTCTGGCCAGGTTTATCTCGATAAATGCTACATTAGCTACAATTACTACGCGGATGGCGTCCCCCGTGGCGGGGGCGgcggtggaggtggtggtggaggtgggATTGGAG GGCAACAAACGGGGAAGACGGTGGCCATTGTTGTTGGAGGTGCAGCTGGGCTAGGGTTTGTAGTGATTTGCTTGCTGTTTGCTAGGTCTTTAAGAAAAGGCAAAGATG